TGTTGTACGCGGCGCATTCGCGCTTCTAAATCCGTTCCGGCGCTCGTACCGCACCCAGTGGGGTGCCACCCATGAAGAACTTCGCCGCGCCCTTCCCGGCGACGACGTACTGCCCGAGGTCCGGTGGTCATCAACCCATGCCATCGACATCAACGCACCACCGGATCAGGTCTGGCCGTGGATCGTGCAAATCGGGCAGGGGCGCGGCGGATTCTACAGCTACGAGACGCTTGAAAACCTGTTCGGTTGCAAGATTACCAACGCAGACGAAATCGTCCCCGAGCTGCAGAATCTAGCCGTCGGTGACGAAATCCGCATGCATCCGAGCGACGCAATGCCGGTGTTCAAGGCGCTGCAGGTCACGGCGCCGACCACACTGCTGCTCGGAAATCGTCCCGCGTATGATGCCAAGCTCGATAGCACCATCGGCGTGACGTGGTTGTTCCAGCTCGAGCCGTCCAACCCTGGCACCACGCGCTTGATTACTCGCTGGCGGATGTTCTACACCCCCGACTCTACGCGTAACCGTCTCGCCTTCGGGCCGATGTTGATCGAGCCGATCGACTTCGTGATGGAAACCAAGATGTTGCAAGGGATCAAGGAGCGTGCCGAGCGCCGCCGGGCACAAATCGAAGAGGTCGATCCTTCGGAGGCACAGCCGAAGGCTCACCCGAAGTGGCAGCTCCCGATTTACCCGTAAAAGGACGCCTCATTCAAGACGGCCGTCGAGCAATTCGGCGGCCGTTCTGATTCAAGCCCATTGCCCTAAGCCAACGCGCGCGCGGCATCCAGCGCGGCGGTAAAGTCGACCTCGTCGCCCATAGCCGGCATATACTGCGCATAGCGCAGCACGTCTTCCTTGTCGACCACGAACACGGCGCGTTGGCAGATGCGCCACGGCACGACGTGTACGCCATACGCGTCGGCAAACCCCATGTCGAGATGGCACGACAGCGTCTCGGTCTTGTCGATACCCTCAGTCGCGCAGTAGCGGCCAAGCGCGTACGGCAGGTCGGCGCTGACGGTCAGCACGACGATATCGTCCGACAGGCCGGCGGCCTCGACGTTGAACCGGCGTGTCTGCGCGCTGCATACCCGCGTATCGATCGACGGCACGCACGAGATCACTTTAACCTTGCCGGCATACTCGGCCGACGTGCGCGCCTGATTGCGCGGCGTCGACAGAGACCAACCCGGCGCGGGAGCGCCGACCTCCAACATCGCGTTGCGCACTTCGAGTTCCATGCTGCCGACCTTCATGCCGGGACGGGACATAAACACCTCACACATTCAGATGGATTAGCCCGGCAGTATAGCGGCGAAAGCTAAGGCTCGGCTTAGGGTTCAGCCGGCCGCGCCGCTGAGGATAACCGGGATCGTATGTAGCACGTCACCCTGTGCGGTGATAATCTGCACCAGCACACTGCCGGTCGCGCCTCCGGGCGTGAGCGCCGCCTGCCACGGCAGTTCGTCCGCGAGATACGACGGCGGCAGCGTCACCTCGGCGCGGTCGATTTCGGCGCCGTCGTCGCCGACCAGAACGACCGAGAACGTGCGCTCGGACAATCCGGACGCGCGGCCCTGCACGCCGATCTCGTCGCCGCCGACCTCGTCACCGGGCTGCGGCACCGCGACGTCGATATACGTACCCTCGGGTCGATGCTCAATCGACGCCAGCGTGACCGACGCCGTGGCGTAGGGCGGGTCGTCAGGGGCGTCCGCCGCCGTGATCGACACCGTCGCTTCTGTGGGCGGCCCAGCGTACGGATGCACGAGTTCAATCTCGAAGCCGCCGTCGCGCGCGTCCACGGCTTGCTGTGTGAGTACCACCCCGTCCGCGACCGCAACAGTGACGATCAGCCCGCCGCTGTTGACGCCCTGCGCGTCGCCGGCCACGGTCACGACGCTGGAGTAGATCACCGTGCCGTTCGGCGGCGACACGAGCGTGACCGCGCCCGTCTTGCCCTGCGGGGCGCAGGCCGGCAACATGAGCGTCAGTGCGATGGCAGCAATCAGGCGGCGCATGGCGTGTCCTACTTGGGTGGATGTCCGTGGCGATTGTACCCGCCCCGCTCGGGCCGTCCACCCCTACGCGCCGCGTTGCCTGTCGCCCGGACTCGGGATATAATACATTTGTTCTAGTCTCGCAGGAGGAAATCGCATGACTGCCGCTGACTCCTTTGCCAACGGTGTGCGCCTACCTGACGGCACACGGCCGCCCGCTCGAACAGGCGCTTTACGCCTACCACTTCAGCGGCGGCTATGCCGGCGACGTGGTGACCGCGCTCACCCGCTACCAGAACCTCGACGGCGGCTTCGGCCACGGGCTTGAGCCGGACGTACGCCTCGCGGACTCGTCCGTGATCGCGACGTCGGTCGCCTTCCAGCACATGCAGGAGATCGGCATGCCGACCGATCACGCGATGGTCGTTCAAGCCTGCGCTTACCTGAATACGGTATACCTCCCCGACGAAGCGCGCTTCCCGATCATCCCGCCGGAGATCGACGACGCGCCGCATGCGCCGTGGTGGCAGTACGGCGGCGATTTGTGGCAGAGCAAGCTCAATCCGACCGCTGAGCTGCTCGGCTGTCTGTTCGCCTATCCGACGCACTTTCCCGCCGATGTACTCCAAAACGTACGCGAACAGGTCAGCAAAAACCGTTCAAAGCGCCGACTCGATGGAGATGCACGACCTGATGTGCTGCGTGCGTCTGGTCGAGAACCGGGCCACACCCGCCGATCTGCGCGACGCGCTGCTGCCCAAGCTGACCGAACTGGTCGACAAGGCCGTCGAGCGCGATCCGGCCAACTGGCCGAACTACACGCTTCCGCCGCTCGGGATCGTGTCGTCGCCCGCCTCGCCGTTTGCGCACCTGTTCGAACACGTGCTGCCCGCCAACCTCGACTTCATGCTGAGCTGGCAGAGCGAGGACGGCGGATGGCACCCCAACTGGAACTGGGGCTATCTGCCGGAGGTGTGGGCTGTCGCCGAGCGCGACTGGACGAGCGTCCTCACACTGACCAACCTCAAGAAACTGCGTGCCTTCGGCGCGGCGTAGAGAAAGGCGACCAAAGGGCTTTCGCCCTCTGGACTCCCGTTTCTGCGGACTGATGCCGCATGCGGCATCAGTCCGCGAGTAACGAGGTGCAGGAGTGCAAACTCCTGCCGAGGCTTGGGGCAGCGCCCCGACAACACACCCTTCTTACATTCTCAACACACGTTCGAAACACGTTGGGCGGATCATAGAGTCATGAGATGTCGCCATTGTGCAGGAGGTTCGAGATGTTCATCTTCCGCCCGTTCCGTGTGTTTCGCCGTCAGATGCGCCGTGCATGGCGCCGTCCGCTGCTGTTTGCGGCGACACGCCCACGCCGCGTGGTCGCCCGCCGCATGATGATGCGCCGCCGGTTCTGAGTCGGGTCGCGTCCCCGCGATCAATCCTCGACCTGCCAGAACCAGACCGTGCCGCCTGCGAGCACGGCCAGTGTGGTTCCATCCGGGCTGAACGCGACATCTTCAACACCCCGGTCCGGATGGTTCAATACCGCGAGTCGTGCTGCGGTCTCGGTCGAGTAGACTTCCACGATCCCGCTATGGTCGCCGACGGCGAGCAAGCTGCCGTCGCCGTTGAGCGCGGTGCTCACCGAGTTTGACAGCTCGGTCACAATCGAAATCACCCGAAGATCTGACATACGGACGATATCGATTCGGACGGGCATTTCGTCTGCAGTACTGGCACGATCACGGGTGGGTGGCACCACGGTCACCGTAAGGATCGCCCCGTCCTCGCTAATCGCAATGTGATGCGCCCATTGCCAATCGGCCGGCATGATCGGCTCAAGCGCGTAATTCTCGTTGAGCACGACCAGCCCCGAGCTTGTCGCGATCATCAGCCGGCCGTCAGGGTGATACGCCGCCACACCCAACATATCGACTGCTTCGGCGTCGTACAGGGCCTGCGTAGGCAGCAGTCCGCCGCTCGTTCGAAGCTGATCGACTCCCCAGATGGTCACGTTTGCCCGATCGTAGTCGTAATCCTGCCAGCTCGTCACCACGCGTGCACCGTCCGGGGAGACAGACAGTTCCTGACCGATGAAGTAGCGGTTCGTGCCATACCCGCGAATCTGGCCGGTCGGGTAATCAAGGATCGAGGCGACCGGCCACGACGCTTCGCCGCCGGAGTCTTCGGACATCACGGCGAGCAACTGCGTGCCCGGAATCCAAGTCAGTGCGTACGCCCCAAGCGAATGGCTGATCTCACGGATCAGGCCACCGGAGGCGACATCCCATTCGCTGATCGCGGTGCTGTACAGGTCACCGGTCGCCTTGCCGCCGCTCACTAGAACTCGCGCGCTGTCCGGCGTGAACGTAATGCCAGTCAGCCTCCTGTCGTCGAGCGGCGGGATGCTACTGTTTAGCGCAAGCTCCGCTGCGTTCGATGCATCGATCACTGGCGCGTCGTTCGCTGGCGTTTCTTTGTCCGCGCTCGCGGGCGCAGGCTCGCCGGTCACGCCGAACGTCGACACGCCATCGCCAAACCGCGCGAACAGATAGGCTCCATCACTGCTGAATTCCAGTGATCTGACTCTCCGCACGACATCCTCAATCGTCCGGTCGGTGATCGGCCCGGGCTGGCGAACGTTCCACAGGTAGAGGTCGTCCGCGTCTGTCGAGGCAAACACCGAGCCGTCCGGGCTGAACGCGCCGATCCCCTCGCCGGCGAACCGCAGTATCACTTCGTTGGATTCGATGTCCCACACTTCGACCTCCGGCAGCCCCCAGCGCTTGATGGCGACCTGCGTGCCGGTCGGGCTAAGGACAGCCCTCTCAGTGCCTTCGATGACCAGCAGCGGGGTATCGACTATCAACGGCTCGTCCGCGCCGGGGGGTACGGTTGGAACGTTCCACACGTAAATATCCGGTGGACTGTACCAATTTGATCTGACCTCCGCGACCACGATGCGCGAGTCCAGACTGAACGCGATTGAGTCCGCACTGGATGGGCCGAGCACATTCGACCGAAGCAGTATCATCGGAAAGTCGGGCTGATCGCCGTCAAACTCAGTGGGCCAGAGTGCCACTGGGTTGTCGTTATGATCAGTCGCTAGATACTTACCATCTGGCGAGAAAGCTGCGGCATCTGAACCACTGTAGTTTGTCTCCCATGTCCACACTTTAGTGGGTTCGGGCCCAGCTAAAATGACTTGACCGATGTATTGCGCCCAAATCCGCACCAGCGCGGTGAACCGACCGTCCGGGCTTTCTACGACTGGACACCCGGAATAGTACGAGAAGTCATCGCCTGTGTGGTAACGCACAGTCACGCGCGTTACTTCGGCGGGTCCACACACGTCGCGGAATTGAACGAGCGTCTCACGGCTGAATTCGGCGTCGAGTTCTTCCCCGGTCACGAGATCGAACACGCGATCACTGTCGAATACCCCTACGGCTTTGTCGCGGTCAACTGCTACCAACCGACCGTACGAGGTCTCGATTACCGGGATCGTAAGGGTCGTCCCGTCGATCAACGAGCCGACGACGACATTACCCTCCTGCCAGTAGGCATACCGCGAGCCTTCATCATCGACTTTCGCCCCGCGCGGGAATGTCGTGATGACCCGCCCAGACTCGAGTTCTAACGCCGAGACCTCCGTGTTTGCGGTTTGCACCAGCACGCGCTGACTGTCCATGCTGAACGTGGGAAATCCGCAATTGGCCGGAATTTCCATGTGAAGCGACGGGGTATCCTTCGATAGGTCCCAGACCAGCGTCGTCTCATCAGTCGTGACCGACAGCCAGCGCGCGTCGCGGCTGAATCGAGCAGGCTGAGAGCTGTAGCAGACGTCTTTCCCGACCGCTAGAAGTTCGATGCAGTCCTGCTTCACATCGCCGTCTGCGATTTCCCACAGAAATCCTTGCCCCGAGCTGTCAAGGCCGAAGAGATACTTGCGGTCCGCGGAGCCGTGTACCGAGTCGATGAATACGAACTGCCACCACTCATCCCGAGCGCATGGAAGGCGCTCCCAGCCACTGTCTGCGCTCCAGATCATCGGCTTGCTGTACTGCATGGTGCCGGCAACCCAGCGCCCATAGGCGTCGACGGCCGGCAGCGAAAACCACTCGCCGCCGGGGGTGACGTTCTCGCCAGTCTTCGCGTCGTAGAACTGCGTGTACTCGAAGAAGGCGCCGTATATGGCGCTGGTTGTGGATGCTGTGATCAGCAGCGACTCGTCTGCCGAGAATTTGAGCGTGTGTACGATTTCCAGATAGTGATCGAATTCCGCCAGCAGAGTCTCGTTCTCGAAATCCCAAAGCTGGAAATGAAGCCCGAAATGCTCAGGCGATGGAAATGCGAAGGCGACCCGCGAAGCGTAGTACCCGCTGGAGAAGACAATCTTGAGCGGCGCATAGGGCATGCCTGTGCGTATCACCTTGTCCCTCGTATAGACGACATACTGGTCCCCTTCCAGCCGCACGTGGGTGAATCGGTCGGTGCCTTCCTGAAACTGCCGCGCCGGTCGGTCTTGGAACTCGTATTGATATTCGAATTCGGATGCCGCCCAAATCACGCCCCCCGACTCCACACCGACTTCAGGCTCGAACTCGATGTCCGGGCCGGCGTCCGGCAACTCGCGCAACGGCGCTTCGGGCTGGTTCGTATCGTAGATGACGGCACCCCGGCTCGTCGCAATTCCGATCGTGGGTCTGGCCCATCCGAAGTCAATCTCGCCCGGGAGCGGCGACGCCACAGTGCGGATGAGCCCGACCTGCCGCAGGGTATCGGGCGTGATGGGCGGCACGCCCGGCGGCTGCGCAATTGGCCGCGCGACAGACAGCAACAACGCAATCACTATCCACAGTACCCGTGCCATAATGGTTCCTTGAATATCTCGTACTAAGACTATTTTGCGTCAAGAGCGGCTCTGCGATCACAATCGAACCCGCTACGCGACTGCACCGCTCTCCCACCTGCTCGATGACGGACGACGACGCATTGGCGACGCCACCGGGAATCACCCGCCACGCCCCGCCCGCACCCTCGGCATCCGCGGCGGGCACACTCTGCGCTATAATCGTCGCGTTCGCGTCACGACTAACGACTAGGAGTGTTTTTTCGATGGGCTTCGACAAGATCCGCGTCCCTGAGACCGGACAAAAAATCACCTTCACCAACGGCGTCATGAACGTCCCCGACAACCCGATCCTGATGTACATCGAAGGCGACGGCATCGGCTACGACATCATGACGGCCAGCCTGCGCATCTGGGATGCGGCGGTGGCGAAAGCCTACGGCGGCAACCGCAAGGTCGCGTGGATGGAAATCTACAGCGGCGAGAAGGCCGCCTCGGTCTACGACGGCGATTACATGCCGGAGGAGACGTTCGACGCGCTGCGCGAGTTCTACGTCGGCATCAAAGGCCCGTTGACCACGCCGGTCGGCGGCGGCTTCCGCAGCTTGAACGTCACGCTGCGGCAGGTGCTCGACCTGTACCAGTGCATCCGCCCGGTGCGCTGGTATCGCGGCGTGCCCTCACCGCTGCGCCATCCGGAAGACGTCGACGTCGTGATCTTCCGCGAGAACACCGAGGACATCTACGCCGGCATCGAGTTCGAGTCCGGCACACCCGAGAACGAAAAGCTGGCGAAGTTCCTGCGCGAAGAGATGGGCGTCACCAAGTTCTTCGAAGGCGCCGGCCTCGGCATCAAGCCGGTCAGCGCGTTCGGCAGCAAGCGCCTCATCCGTGCGGCCATCCAGTATGCCATCAAGCACGGCCGCAAGAGCGTCACGCTGGTGCACAAGGGCAACATCCAGAAGTTCACCGAAGGCGCGTTCATGAAGTGGGGCTACGAGGTCGCGCGCGAGGAATTCCCCAACGAGACGATCGCGTGGGAAGAGGTCGCCAAGAATCACGGCGGCAAGGTGCCCGAAGGCAAGATCCTGATTCAGGACACCATCGCGGACATCACCTTCCAGCACATGCTGCTTCGCCCGAAGGAGCACTCGGTACTGGCGACCACGAACCTCAACGGCGACTACCTCAGCGACGCGATCGCGGCCGAGGTCGGCGGCGTAGGCATCGCGCCGGGGGCCAACGTCGGCGATCAGGTCGCGCTGTTCGAGGCCACCCACGGCACCGCGCCCAAGTACACCAACCTCGACAAGGTCAACCCGGGTTCGCTGCTTTTCAGCGGCTGTATGATGCTCGAGCATATCGGCTGGACCGAGGCGTCGGAGATGATCACCAAGGCGTACGAATTGACGCTGGATCAGAAGATCGTGACCTACGACTTCGCCCGCCAGATGCAGGGCGCGACCGAGGTCGCAACCAGCAAGTTTGCCGACGCGATCATCGACAACATGAATCGCGTCTAGCGCGCACACGCGACTCCCGCCGCCTGAGCCGTTCGGCTGACGGCGCGTTCGCATCCCACGATCTCACCCCAACCTGCATACGCTGCAGTCCCCCCTCTCCGAGTTGGAGAGGGGGTTAGGGGGTTGAGGTACCCCAACCGCGTGCGCATCCTGACAGTGAATGGTATAGTTGTTAGGTTACGCGGGAGGGGGACGGCAGACCAGCATGATAGGTCGTAAGCTCCGTAATCGTTACACAGTTCAAGCATTGATTGGCGAGGGTTCGACGGCGGCGGTATATAAAGCCATCGACGACCGGCTCGGCCGCACGGTGGCGATTAAGCTGCTGCTGCCGAACGTCCGCGACACGACCCGCAAGCGCTTCATGCAGGAGGCCAACGCCGCCGCGCAGCTCAGCCACCCGAACATCATGGCGATGTTCGAGCTGGAGGACGACGACGAGCGCCCATTCCTCGTGCTGGAGTACGTCGAAGGCGACCCGCTTAGCAAGTACGTCCCGTCCTCGCCGGAGACGATCGTCAAGCTGGGACGGCAGGTCGCACTCGCGCTGCAATACGCGCACGAAAAAGGCTTCATCCACCGCGACATCAAGCCGGCCAACATCAAGGTCACGGCCAACGGCCAAGTCAAGCTGATGGACATGGGCCTCGCGCTCAGCCGGCACACCCCGCGCGTGACCGCGCACGGCATGGTGATCGGCACGCCGGCCTATCTCTCGCCCGAACAGGCGCAGGGTCAGCCGCTCGACGCACGCACCGACATCTACTCGCTCGGCATCGTGCTGTACGAGATGGCGACCGGCCGCCTGCCGTTCACGTCCGAAGACATCGGCATGCTGCTGCGCCAGCAGGTGATGCAGCCCCCGGCGCCGGTCACGCAGTTCGTGGCGGACTTCCCGCGGTCGCTCGAAGCAGTGATCCTCAAGTCGCTCGAAAAACAGCCCGCCCGCCGCTATCAGTCCGCGGCGCAGTTGGCCGCCGCTCTTGATGCCGCGATGTACGGCATGACCCACCCCGGCCCGGCCGCACAAGCGTCAAGCCCCGCCGCCTCGACCTCCACGGGCGAGAGCGCGCGCACGCTGCGCGTGATGCTGGCAGACGATCATACGCTGCTGCGTCAGTCGCTGGCCGGCATGCTGGAGGCGTCGGGGAATTTCG
The sequence above is a segment of the Candidatus Flexicrinis affinis genome. Coding sequences within it:
- the tpx gene encoding thiol peroxidase; this translates as MKVGSMELEVRNAMLEVGAPAPGWSLSTPRNQARTSAEYAGKVKVISCVPSIDTRVCSAQTRRFNVEAAGLSDDIVVLTVSADLPYALGRYCATEGIDKTETLSCHLDMGFADAYGVHVVPWRICQRAVFVVDKEDVLRYAQYMPAMGDEVDFTAALDAARALA
- a CDS encoding WD40 repeat domain-containing protein; this translates as MARVLWIVIALLLSVARPIAQPPGVPPITPDTLRQVGLIRTVASPLPGEIDFGWARPTIGIATSRGAVIYDTNQPEAPLRELPDAGPDIEFEPEVGVESGGVIWAASEFEYQYEFQDRPARQFQEGTDRFTHVRLEGDQYVVYTRDKVIRTGMPYAPLKIVFSSGYYASRVAFAFPSPEHFGLHFQLWDFENETLLAEFDHYLEIVHTLKFSADESLLITASTTSAIYGAFFEYTQFYDAKTGENVTPGGEWFSLPAVDAYGRWVAGTMQYSKPMIWSADSGWERLPCARDEWWQFVFIDSVHGSADRKYLFGLDSSGQGFLWEIADGDVKQDCIELLAVGKDVCYSSQPARFSRDARWLSVTTDETTLVWDLSKDTPSLHMEIPANCGFPTFSMDSQRVLVQTANTEVSALELESGRVITTFPRGAKVDDEGSRYAYWQEGNVVVGSLIDGTTLTIPVIETSYGRLVAVDRDKAVGVFDSDRVFDLVTGEELDAEFSRETLVQFRDVCGPAEVTRVTVRYHTGDDFSYYSGCPVVESPDGRFTALVRIWAQYIGQVILAGPEPTKVWTWETNYSGSDAAAFSPDGKYLATDHNDNPVALWPTEFDGDQPDFPMILLRSNVLGPSSADSIAFSLDSRIVVAEVRSNWYSPPDIYVWNVPTVPPGADEPLIVDTPLLVIEGTERAVLSPTGTQVAIKRWGLPEVEVWDIESNEVILRFAGEGIGAFSPDGSVFASTDADDLYLWNVRQPGPITDRTIEDVVRRVRSLEFSSDGAYLFARFGDGVSTFGVTGEPAPASADKETPANDAPVIDASNAAELALNSSIPPLDDRRLTGITFTPDSARVLVSGGKATGDLYSTAISEWDVASGGLIREISHSLGAYALTWIPGTQLLAVMSEDSGGEASWPVASILDYPTGQIRGYGTNRYFIGQELSVSPDGARVVTSWQDYDYDRANVTIWGVDQLRTSGGLLPTQALYDAEAVDMLGVAAYHPDGRLMIATSSGLVVLNENYALEPIMPADWQWAHHIAISEDGAILTVTVVPPTRDRASTADEMPVRIDIVRMSDLRVISIVTELSNSVSTALNGDGSLLAVGDHSGIVEVYSTETAARLAVLNHPDRGVEDVAFSPDGTTLAVLAGGTVWFWQVED
- the icd gene encoding isocitrate dehydrogenase (NADP(+)), translated to MGFDKIRVPETGQKITFTNGVMNVPDNPILMYIEGDGIGYDIMTASLRIWDAAVAKAYGGNRKVAWMEIYSGEKAASVYDGDYMPEETFDALREFYVGIKGPLTTPVGGGFRSLNVTLRQVLDLYQCIRPVRWYRGVPSPLRHPEDVDVVIFRENTEDIYAGIEFESGTPENEKLAKFLREEMGVTKFFEGAGLGIKPVSAFGSKRLIRAAIQYAIKHGRKSVTLVHKGNIQKFTEGAFMKWGYEVAREEFPNETIAWEEVAKNHGGKVPEGKILIQDTIADITFQHMLLRPKEHSVLATTNLNGDYLSDAIAAEVGGVGIAPGANVGDQVALFEATHGTAPKYTNLDKVNPGSLLFSGCMMLEHIGWTEASEMITKAYELTLDQKIVTYDFARQMQGATEVATSKFADAIIDNMNRV
- a CDS encoding protein kinase is translated as MIGRKLRNRYTVQALIGEGSTAAVYKAIDDRLGRTVAIKLLLPNVRDTTRKRFMQEANAAAQLSHPNIMAMFELEDDDERPFLVLEYVEGDPLSKYVPSSPETIVKLGRQVALALQYAHEKGFIHRDIKPANIKVTANGQVKLMDMGLALSRHTPRVTAHGMVIGTPAYLSPEQAQGQPLDARTDIYSLGIVLYEMATGRLPFTSEDIGMLLRQQVMQPPAPVTQFVADFPRSLEAVILKSLEKQPARRYQSAAQLAAALDAAMYGMTHPGPAAQASSPAASTSTGESARTLRVMLADDHTLLRQSLAGMLEASGNFVVVAEAGDGETALNKAMAVLPDLLLLDINMPGRSGLEILPLLRRDAPQVKVLILTGREEDSYIIRALRAGANGYLLKSADESELLDGISRVMQGQLVLGRGVAERVVSGFLVGGTSTLDETETRIIQRVAAGFENEQIGEALEIPLTEVIETIARLMDKLGAKDRHSAALRALQRGLIVIEDVHNLAVKA